A DNA window from Castanea sativa cultivar Marrone di Chiusa Pesio chromosome 7, ASM4071231v1 contains the following coding sequences:
- the LOC142643220 gene encoding putative pectinesterase/pectinesterase inhibitor 12 has translation MDKRFLNVQVSISNDKTIIYVKQGVYEENVEIPSNKPNIFLRGEGTDATKITGNRSVGDGWTTFRSATLVVSGDGFLVWDITIEKTAGAKKHQAVALRVNADFAALYRCYINGYQRTLWIQWSNGDDNDDQELDTLYYGEYENNGPGSSTNDRVTWKGYHRMNKKDAYNFRVSEFINNDEWLDSTSFPYPDGVQ, from the exons CAATGATAAAACAATTATCTATGTGAAACAAGGGGTTTATGAGGAAAATGTGGAAATCCCGAGTAACAAGCCTAACATTTTTCTGCGTGGAGAAGGAACTGATGCCACTAAAATTACTGGTAACAGAAGCGTGGGGGATGGCTGGACAACTTTCAGATCTGCAACTCTTG TTGTGTCTGGCGATGGCTTTCTAGTGTGGGACATAACTATCGAGAAAACTGCTGGAGCAAAGAAACATCAAGCAGTTGCTTTGAGAGTAAATGCAGACTTTGCAGCTTTGTACAGGTGCTACATCAATGGTTACCAGCGTACATT GTGGATACAGTGGTCTAAtggtgatgataatgatgatcaAGAATTAGACACTTTGTATTACGGGGAGTATGAGAATAATGGGCCTGGATCATCAACAAATGATAGAGTTACTTGGAAAGGGTATCAcagaatgaataaaaaagatGCATATAATTTCAGGGTATCAGAGTTCATCAATAATGATGAATGGTTGGATTCCACTTCATTTCCATACCCTGATGGGGTTCAATAA